In Armatimonadota bacterium, the following are encoded in one genomic region:
- the rpsD gene encoding 30S ribosomal protein S4: MAVTSGAVCRMCRREGMKLFLKGERCYSRKCSFERRSYPPGQHGQTRPGKIKEYGAQLREKQKLRRIYGVRETQLRIYIKEAIRRRGVTGETLLQLLESRLDNVVYRLGFASSRAMARELVSHGHFLVNEQKVNTPSYLVKPGDVIEVKPKSKDIIPIVESLQATAGRVPPWLELDAEAKKGRVLRLPTREEIDTQVDETLIVEFYSR, translated from the coding sequence ATGGCTGTTACATCTGGAGCTGTTTGCAGGATGTGTCGTCGGGAAGGCATGAAGCTTTTCCTGAAAGGCGAGCGTTGCTATTCAAGAAAGTGTTCTTTTGAAAGGAGAAGCTATCCTCCCGGTCAACATGGTCAGACACGTCCAGGCAAGATAAAAGAGTACGGAGCTCAGCTTAGAGAAAAACAGAAACTGCGCAGAATCTATGGCGTCAGAGAGACACAACTTCGAATCTATATCAAAGAGGCTATACGCAGGAGGGGTGTTACTGGCGAAACACTGCTCCAGTTGCTGGAGTCAAGGCTTGACAACGTAGTTTACAGGCTGGGATTCGCATCTTCTCGAGCGATGGCACGTGAACTCGTAAGCCACGGACATTTCCTGGTTAACGAACAAAAGGTTAACACACCTTCCTATCTTGTCAAACCGGGCGATGTCATCGAAGTTAAGCCTAAAAGTAAGGACATTATTCCCATCGTGGAATCTCTTCAAGCAACTGCGGGCAGAGTACCACCCTGGCTCGAACTCGACGCGGAAGCAAAAAAGGGTAGGGTACTGCGATTACCTACTCGGGAAGAGATAGACACTCAGGTTGATGAAACACTAATCGTCGAGTTCTATTCAAGATAA
- the rpmJ gene encoding 50S ribosomal protein L36 → MKVRASVKKICDKCKIIRREGVVRVICVNPKHKQRQG, encoded by the coding sequence GTGAAAGTTAGAGCTTCTGTGAAGAAAATTTGTGACAAATGCAAAATAATCCGACGCGAAGGTGTCGTGCGGGTGATTTGCGTAAACCCCAAGCATAAACAGCGGCAAGGGTAG
- the truA gene encoding tRNA pseudouridine(38-40) synthase TruA — protein sequence MRNIKAVIDYDGTDFFGFQKQPKVRTVQGELEAALGKLLNEPVRVIGAGRTDAGVHATGQVISFRAGGTIPIDRFRPALNGILPKDIRIKTVEQVSDEFHARYSAKARTYVYSILNREIPSALLERYTWQIIQPLDIEKMIAAAQKLIGIHDFASFGMPDKAGASTVRNLCECRIWRQKDLVLIKIKANAFLRGMARAIVGTLVEIGQGILPVEGIVEILAARNRQAVRLTAPPQGLFLVKVDY from the coding sequence GTGCGCAATATCAAGGCTGTCATAGATTACGACGGTACCGATTTCTTCGGATTTCAAAAGCAGCCGAAGGTACGCACAGTTCAAGGAGAACTTGAAGCTGCTCTCGGCAAGCTCCTTAACGAGCCGGTTAGAGTTATTGGAGCAGGTCGAACTGATGCGGGAGTCCACGCGACAGGGCAAGTAATCAGTTTTCGTGCTGGGGGCACCATACCGATAGACAGGTTCCGCCCCGCACTTAATGGCATACTGCCAAAAGATATTAGGATAAAGACAGTCGAGCAAGTCTCGGATGAATTTCATGCTAGGTATTCGGCAAAGGCGCGGACATATGTGTATTCGATTCTAAACCGCGAGATTCCGTCTGCGCTTCTCGAGCGATATACTTGGCAGATAATTCAACCGCTGGACATTGAGAAAATGATTGCCGCCGCGCAAAAGCTTATTGGCATTCACGACTTTGCTTCGTTTGGAATGCCTGATAAGGCTGGTGCGAGCACTGTTCGAAATCTCTGCGAATGTCGTATCTGGCGGCAAAAAGATCTTGTTCTTATCAAAATCAAAGCGAATGCATTTTTAAGAGGCATGGCGCGCGCTATCGTTGGCACGCTGGTCGAAATTGGTCAGGGAATACTTCCTGTAGAAGGGATAGTTGAGATTTTGGCAGCTAGAAATCGACAAGCAGTGCGTTTAACAGCGCCGCCGCAAGGGTTATTTTTGGTCAAAGTGGATTATTAA
- a CDS encoding DNA-directed RNA polymerase subunit alpha, with protein MEAITPRIEALSQTDTYGKFLVEPLERGFGTTLGNSLRRILLSSIPGAAITSVKIEGVLHEFSTIPGVKEDTTELLLNLKDLHIKLHHDGAGRSEPKTIWIDVKGAGEVTGADIRTPAEVEIVNPELHIATISDESAGLSMEMTVELGKGYVLPEKHERVKSTIGVIPVGAAFTPVRKVNFIVEPTRVGHRTDFERLILEIWTTGAISPKDALGKSAEILERHIRLFRDFAGGAGEESPVTQGTVGDEAQPAVRDVRIEELDFSVRTYNCLKKANIMTIGELVQISEQDLMGIRNFGKKSLAEVKEKLAQMGLSLKKVGGESATEDIESEQGEEAEAEY; from the coding sequence ATGGAAGCAATTACGCCGCGCATAGAGGCTTTGTCTCAGACAGATACATATGGCAAATTCCTTGTCGAACCTCTGGAGCGAGGATTTGGAACAACCTTAGGTAACTCGCTCCGGCGCATATTACTGTCATCCATCCCCGGTGCGGCTATTACCTCCGTTAAAATCGAGGGGGTATTGCACGAATTCTCAACAATACCGGGTGTAAAGGAAGATACAACGGAGCTTCTTCTGAACCTGAAAGACCTTCATATAAAGCTCCACCATGATGGAGCGGGCAGATCAGAGCCTAAAACAATATGGATTGATGTAAAAGGCGCAGGAGAAGTTACCGGTGCCGATATTCGCACGCCTGCCGAGGTTGAAATTGTTAACCCAGAGCTCCACATAGCAACCATCAGCGACGAATCGGCTGGTCTTTCCATGGAGATGACCGTGGAGCTTGGCAAAGGATATGTACTGCCTGAAAAACACGAGAGAGTCAAGTCAACAATCGGCGTAATTCCAGTCGGAGCTGCGTTTACTCCTGTTAGAAAAGTAAACTTTATTGTAGAGCCAACAAGAGTAGGCCACAGAACGGACTTCGAGCGTCTCATATTAGAGATCTGGACAACCGGTGCAATCTCGCCGAAAGATGCTCTCGGCAAGTCTGCAGAGATACTTGAGCGGCATATTCGGTTGTTTAGAGACTTTGCAGGAGGCGCAGGAGAGGAATCACCTGTAACTCAAGGAACAGTCGGCGATGAAGCCCAGCCTGCAGTCAGAGATGTAAGAATTGAGGAACTAGACTTCTCAGTTCGGACATATAACTGCCTTAAGAAAGCAAATATTATGACAATTGGCGAGCTAGTACAAATTAGTGAACAGGATTTAATGGGCATCAGGAACTTTGGTAAGAAATCGCTCGCAGAGGTAAAAGAAAAGCTTGCGCAGATGGGCTTAAGTCTCAAAAAGGTAGGCGGTGAATCGGCAACCGAGGATATAGAATCGGAACAAGGCGAGGAGGCTGAAGCTGAGTACTAA
- the rpsI gene encoding 30S ribosomal protein S9 has protein sequence MVEQVKYYATGHRKNATAKVWLTPGEGIITINGRPAAEYLGRKTLEMIIRQPLEAVDVAGKYNVIAHVLGGGISGQAGAIRHGISKALVVADPELRPLLRRMGFLTRDPRVKERKKYGRKRARRGFQFSKR, from the coding sequence TTGGTAGAGCAGGTTAAATACTACGCAACAGGCCATAGAAAAAACGCAACGGCAAAAGTATGGTTAACGCCTGGGGAGGGCATTATAACCATAAATGGCCGCCCGGCCGCCGAGTACCTCGGGCGCAAGACTCTCGAAATGATCATCCGACAGCCGTTGGAAGCTGTGGATGTCGCCGGGAAATATAATGTCATAGCACATGTACTTGGCGGCGGCATTTCTGGTCAGGCGGGAGCAATCCGACATGGCATCTCTAAAGCTCTCGTTGTTGCCGACCCAGAACTGCGGCCTTTATTGAGGAGAATGGGCTTCCTCACACGCGACCCAAGAGTAAAGGAGCGCAAGAAGTACGGTAGGAAGCGTGCGCGCCGCGGATTCCAGTTCTCGAAGCGTTAA
- the rplQ gene encoding 50S ribosomal protein L17 → MRHRVAWRKFGLPSDQRMALLKSLLRALIERGEIQTTEARAKDLRSIAEKVITIAKTDSLHARRQARRWLNDENLVKVLFDNIAPKVAEKPGGYTRITKLGFRRGDAAPMVKIELATD, encoded by the coding sequence ATGCGACATAGAGTAGCATGGAGAAAATTTGGATTACCTAGCGACCAAAGAATGGCTCTACTTAAGAGCCTTCTGCGTGCTCTGATCGAGCGCGGAGAAATCCAGACAACAGAAGCTCGCGCAAAAGACCTGCGAAGCATAGCGGAAAAGGTTATAACAATCGCGAAGACCGACAGCCTGCATGCTAGACGACAGGCACGCAGATGGCTGAACGACGAAAATCTGGTCAAAGTGCTTTTTGATAATATTGCTCCCAAAGTTGCCGAGAAACCTGGGGGCTATACCAGAATTACAAAACTTGGTTTCCGACGGGGCGATGCTGCTCCAATGGTTAAAATAGAGCTTGCTACTGACTAG
- the rpsK gene encoding 30S ribosomal protein S11 — MPGVAKKAAAAKGKPKEKKNIAQGIAHIKSTFNNTIVSITDTKGEVIAWASAGTVGFKGTKKGTPFAAQMAAESCARKAMEHGVKRVDVYVRGPGSGRETAIRSLQAVGLDVSSIKDVTPIPHNGCRPPKRRRV; from the coding sequence ATCCCGGGCGTGGCTAAAAAGGCAGCAGCCGCAAAAGGCAAACCAAAAGAAAAGAAAAACATTGCTCAAGGGATCGCCCATATCAAATCGACATTCAATAATACAATCGTTTCTATCACCGATACCAAGGGTGAGGTTATAGCTTGGGCTTCCGCGGGTACTGTTGGTTTTAAAGGTACTAAAAAAGGTACGCCATTTGCAGCGCAGATGGCGGCGGAGTCATGTGCCCGCAAGGCAATGGAACATGGAGTTAAGCGAGTTGACGTTTATGTTCGAGGCCCAGGCTCAGGTCGAGAGACTGCAATTCGTTCACTCCAGGCGGTTGGACTGGATGTTAGCTCGATCAAAGATGTTACGCCTATTCCACATAATGGGTGCAGGCCACCCAAGAGGCGAAGAGTTTAG
- the rpsM gene encoding 30S ribosomal protein S13, translating to MARIAGVDLPRDKRVDVALTYIYGIGPSSSRKILEQTGVEPSTRVRDLTESEVSKLREVIEREYRVEGDLRRQVAMNIRRLMEIGCYRGLRHRRGLPVRGQRTSTNARTRKGPRRTVGVKRKKK from the coding sequence TTGGCTAGAATAGCAGGTGTAGATCTACCCCGCGATAAGCGGGTTGACGTGGCGCTCACTTATATTTATGGCATTGGGCCCTCAAGCAGCCGCAAGATTTTAGAGCAGACGGGCGTCGAGCCAAGTACGCGAGTACGTGACTTAACGGAGTCCGAGGTTAGCAAACTCCGAGAAGTTATCGAACGCGAATACCGCGTAGAAGGAGACCTTCGGCGGCAGGTTGCAATGAATATAAGGCGTCTCATGGAGATTGGTTGCTATCGAGGGCTGAGACACCGTCGTGGCTTGCCGGTAAGAGGGCAAAGAACCAGCACAAACGCACGCACCCGCAAGGGTCCGCGACGAACCGTCGGAGTCAAGAGGAAGAAGAAATAA
- the rplM gene encoding 50S ribosomal protein L13, with the protein MKTYTAKPQEIQRTWYVVDAAGKPLGRLASQVAKILRGKHKAIFTPHVDTGDHVIIINAEKVVLTGKKAGEPIYWHSGYPGGLKSTTYGKMLSEKPEQLIRRAIKGMLPHNALGRKIFRKLKVYRGAEHPHEAQKPEALEI; encoded by the coding sequence ATGAAAACCTATACGGCAAAGCCGCAGGAAATACAACGAACGTGGTACGTAGTCGATGCTGCTGGTAAGCCGCTCGGTCGTCTTGCCTCTCAGGTAGCAAAGATTTTGCGTGGCAAGCATAAGGCAATCTTTACGCCGCATGTAGACACCGGAGACCATGTAATCATTATAAATGCAGAAAAAGTAGTCCTAACAGGCAAAAAGGCAGGCGAGCCCATATATTGGCACTCGGGTTATCCGGGGGGCTTAAAGAGCACGACTTATGGCAAAATGCTTTCTGAAAAGCCGGAGCAGCTTATCAGAAGAGCGATTAAAGGGATGCTTCCACATAATGCACTAGGTAGGAAAATTTTTAGGAAACTCAAAGTTTATCGAGGCGCCGAACATCCTCATGAGGCACAGAAGCCAGAGGCGCTTGAGATTTAG